Genomic DNA from Thermodesulfobacteriota bacterium:
CAGACCCTGACCCCCGGCACCAGACCCCGATCCCGATACCGACCCCGACCCCACCCCCCGATACGGATCCCGATAGCGATTCGGGGCTCTGCGCCCCTCCAGGGGGCGCTCCCCGGCCAGGCCTCGGGAGGGCAACGGAGATCCTCGCTAGAACGTCGGTTGTCTTTGTCCAAAGCCGCGGCACCACAGCCCACCCTCCACGGCCTCGCCGGAGCGGGCTTGCCCGCGATGACTCCCCGGGCGCCTGTCCTCTCCCTCCCCGCATCCGGCGACTCTCATGAGTTTCCATTCGCGGCCAGGGCCGCTCTTACGCGAGAACAGGCCCTGTCGGCTGGAATCGCGTCGTGCAAACATCGTTCTTTTTTCTTGCGACGGCGTCTTGCATATTGTATACAGGATGCCGTCTGCTCCTCCCACCCTCCGAGAGAGGCGCCGTGCTCCGGAAGATCGAGGCCCGACCGCTCCACCAGGACGTCGCCGACCGGATCCGGGAGATGATCCGCAAGGGGCACCTCGAGCAGGGCCAGCGGATCTCGGAGGTGGCCTTCTGCGAGGAGCTGGGGATCAGCCGCACGCCGCTCCGGGAGGCCTTCCGGGTGCTGGCGGCCGAAGGATTGGTGGAGGTGGTTCCCCGGCGGGGGGCCCGCATCTCCCGCCCCGGCATGGCCGAGATCCAGGATATGTTCGCCGTGATGGAGGCCCTGGAGGGCCTGTGCGCCCGCATCGCCGCCGAGCGCCTCTCCCAGGGCGACCTGGCCCGGCTCGAGGCCCTCCACGCCGCCCTGGAGCGGGCCTATGCCCGGCGGGACGAGGAGGCGTACATCCAGGCCAACCACGCCTATCACGAGTTCGTGCAGGCCCTGACCCACAACGCCACCCTGAACGGCATCGTCAACGGCCTGCGCCAGAAGATCTTCCTCTACCGG
This window encodes:
- a CDS encoding GntR family transcriptional regulator, whose protein sequence is MLRKIEARPLHQDVADRIREMIRKGHLEQGQRISEVAFCEELGISRTPLREAFRVLAAEGLVEVVPRRGARISRPGMAEIQDMFAVMEALEGLCARIAAERLSQGDLARLEALHAALERAYARRDEEAYIQANHAYHEFVQALTHNATLNGIVNGLRQKIFLYRYRQLYQPDRFDQSIREHRVLLEAFRRRDPAAAEELMKEHLRRQCEALTALYRE